A genomic window from Terriglobia bacterium includes:
- a CDS encoding IPT/TIG domain-containing protein yields the protein MLRNQLTVLSLFLLALLFHVPLFSQTVPHIAQLSPVSGPAGTLVTISGSNFGGAQSSGTVSIGGISASIGNWSDTQITAAVPDGVTIGNASVTVTSGSGSTSNAAGFTVAQGTIFPGPVSYAYDELGRLVGVVAASGDAAQYTYDALGNVLAITRTTSSQPSLFTFSPKSGPVGTQVTIFGANFSSDPAQDTVSFNGTSATVTSALSTQLVVTVPAGATSGAITVTSPSASVTSASPFTVTSSSGKPRIDSFTPQMAAPGTAITIAGANFDPAPSNDRLIMNVTPAAVPNSAQPTSLTMTVPSKAGSGHISLNTPAGTTSSTDDLFIPPPGYTVSQLAYTGRAVSGSATTVSVPTANGIGLLLFDGAAGQAVSIVSSAPTFSGCQMQVYAPDASLAGSTASCSSPSFMRVSLATTGTYTLAILPSSGATGNVTVQLTTFNDVTGPIVIGTPLSVTTTVPGQVARYIFSGTAGQQLSMNLSGNTYVGCNAVVVSVLQSSGTSVGSTGVCNGTTGFMDSITLPTTGVYTVLVSPQGTTTGSITLLLNTFTDVTGTISVGTPLTSTTTTAGQNALYTFSGTAGQQLSMNLSGNTYVGCNAVVLNVLKSDGSSLASTGICNGSTGFMDSFTLPATGTYTVLVNPQGTTTGSVTLLLNTFADVTGTMSVGTPVTATTTTAGQNALFTFSGTAGQQLSMNLSGNTYTGCNAVVVSVLQSNGTSLASTGICNGTTGFMDSFTLPADGTYTVLVNPQGTTTGSVTMLLNTFGDISGTITVGVPLTVTTTGVGQNARYTFSGTLGQQLSMNLSGNTYVGCNAVVVSVLKSDGTSLASTGICNGATGFMDSFTLPAAGTYTVLVNPQGTTTGSVTLLLNTFTDISGTISVGTSLTATTTVAGQNARYTFSGTLGQQLSMNLSGNTYAGCNAVVVSVLKSDGSSLASTGICNGSTGFMDSFTLPAADTYTVLVNPQGTTTGSVTLLLNTFTDVAGTISVGTPVTATTTVAGQNARYTFSGTAGQQMSMNLSGNTYVGCNAVVISVLQPSGASVGSAGICNSTTGSLNSITLPTAGTYTILVDPQGTTTGSVTMLLNNFADVTGTISIGTPLTATTTVAGQNARYTFSGTSGQQLSMSLSGNTYVGCNAVVVSVLQPSGASVGSTGICNGSTGFMDSITLPVTGTYTVLVDPQGTTTGSVTLLLNPFADVTGTITIGTSLTATTTVAGQNARYTFSGTSGQQLSMNLTGNTYTGCNAVVVSILKSNGTSVGSAGACTSGTGFMDSITLPASDTYTVLVNPQGATTGSVTVLLNTFTDIAGGAVTAGTQFTATTTTAGQNALYTFSGTAGQQVSMNLTGNTYTGCNAVVVSLSQPSGATVGSAGACTGGTGFMDSTTLPVTGTYTLLVNPQGTTTGSVTVLINTFGDLSGTMTVGTPLTVTTTGVGQNARYTFSGTAGQQISMNLTGNTYTGCNAVVVSILQPSGATVGSAGACTSGTGFMDSITLPVTGTYTTLVNPQGATTGSVTILLNTFTDIAGGAVTAGTPFTTTTTTAGQNASYTFSGTAGQQMSMNLTGNSYVGCNAVVVSILQPSGATVGSAGACTNGTGFMDSITLPVAGTYTVLVNPQGTTTGSVTVLLNNFADVTGTIASGTPLTATTTVAGQNARYTFSGIAAQQVSASLTGNTYSGCNAVVVSILKPDGSTLSSTGLCTGGSGSIASVALPSTGTYTVLVNPQGTTTGSLTVALTLN from the coding sequence CACAAGCAACGCAGCTGGATTTACAGTGGCTCAAGGAACCATTTTCCCCGGCCCTGTTTCCTACGCCTACGACGAGTTGGGCCGCCTGGTGGGGGTGGTGGCGGCCAGCGGTGACGCGGCCCAGTACACCTACGATGCTCTAGGCAACGTACTTGCGATTACACGCACTACTTCGAGCCAGCCATCCCTATTTACATTCAGTCCCAAGTCTGGGCCTGTGGGCACCCAAGTTACGATCTTTGGCGCTAATTTCAGCTCAGACCCAGCGCAGGACACGGTTTCATTCAACGGGACATCCGCCACGGTTACGTCCGCGTTGTCTACTCAACTGGTTGTGACTGTGCCAGCGGGGGCCACATCGGGAGCTATTACAGTTACTTCTCCGTCGGCGTCCGTTACAAGCGCAAGTCCGTTCACGGTTACAAGTTCCTCCGGCAAGCCGCGCATCGATTCATTTACTCCACAAATGGCCGCACCAGGAACGGCGATTACGATTGCGGGCGCGAACTTCGATCCGGCACCATCCAATGACCGGCTGATTATGAACGTGACACCGGCAGCGGTCCCGAATTCGGCACAGCCTACGAGCTTAACCATGACGGTACCGAGCAAGGCAGGTTCCGGGCATATCTCTTTGAACACGCCGGCTGGAACTACGTCGAGCACGGACGATCTATTCATTCCGCCGCCGGGTTACACGGTTTCGCAATTGGCTTATACGGGGCGTGCCGTTTCAGGCAGTGCCACCACGGTTTCTGTGCCGACGGCGAATGGGATTGGATTATTGCTATTTGACGGCGCGGCTGGACAGGCCGTGAGCATTGTGTCTTCCGCTCCTACCTTCAGCGGTTGCCAGATGCAGGTTTATGCGCCTGATGCCTCGCTGGCGGGATCAACCGCCTCGTGTTCCTCGCCGAGCTTTATGAGAGTTAGCCTGGCGACAACAGGAACCTACACTCTGGCCATTCTTCCATCGAGTGGAGCAACAGGAAATGTAACTGTGCAACTCACTACATTCAACGATGTAACCGGCCCGATCGTGATTGGAACGCCGCTCAGCGTTACCACCACGGTCCCTGGTCAAGTTGCGCGCTATATCTTCAGCGGGACGGCGGGACAACAGTTGAGCATGAACCTGAGTGGAAACACCTACGTCGGCTGTAATGCGGTTGTGGTGAGCGTGTTGCAATCCAGCGGGACGTCAGTAGGTTCAACGGGGGTCTGCAATGGCACTACGGGATTCATGGACTCCATCACCTTGCCGACTACTGGTGTCTATACGGTGCTGGTCAGTCCACAGGGCACTACCACGGGCAGCATCACGCTGCTTCTGAACACATTTACGGACGTGACAGGAACAATCAGCGTGGGCACGCCGCTTACAAGTACCACGACTACGGCCGGGCAAAATGCGCTGTACACGTTCAGCGGAACCGCTGGCCAGCAACTGAGCATGAATTTGAGCGGCAACACGTATGTAGGCTGCAATGCGGTTGTGCTCAACGTTTTGAAGTCAGATGGGAGTTCTCTGGCTTCGACCGGAATTTGCAACGGCAGCACTGGATTCATGGATTCGTTCACGTTGCCTGCGACCGGTACGTATACGGTGCTGGTCAATCCTCAGGGAACTACGACGGGCAGCGTCACGCTTCTACTGAACACGTTTGCGGATGTAACGGGAACAATGAGCGTGGGAACGCCGGTTACGGCGACTACGACTACGGCGGGACAAAACGCGTTGTTCACATTCAGCGGCACAGCGGGACAGCAGTTGAGTATGAACCTGAGCGGCAACACCTACACAGGCTGCAACGCAGTTGTAGTGAGCGTGCTGCAATCCAACGGAACCTCATTAGCTTCCACAGGAATCTGCAACGGGACCACGGGCTTCATGGATTCATTTACCTTGCCGGCCGACGGCACTTACACAGTGCTGGTCAATCCGCAGGGAACAACGACTGGCAGCGTCACAATGCTCCTTAATACGTTTGGAGATATTAGCGGGACTATCACGGTGGGAGTACCGCTCACGGTTACCACCACCGGTGTTGGCCAGAATGCGCGCTATACATTCAGCGGAACATTGGGACAGCAGCTAAGTATGAATCTGAGCGGCAACACGTATGTTGGCTGCAATGCAGTTGTGGTGAGCGTGTTGAAGTCTGACGGGACTTCTCTGGCTTCCACGGGAATCTGCAATGGCGCGACGGGCTTCATGGATTCGTTCACGTTGCCTGCGGCCGGTACGTATACGGTTCTGGTCAATCCTCAGGGAACTACGACGGGCAGTGTCACGCTTCTACTGAATACGTTTACAGACATATCGGGAACAATCAGCGTAGGAACTTCGCTTACGGCCACCACCACAGTGGCTGGACAGAATGCCCGCTATACGTTCAGCGGAACATTAGGACAGCAGTTAAGCATGAATCTGAGCGGCAACACATACGCAGGCTGCAATGCGGTTGTGGTGAGCGTGTTGAAATCGGACGGAAGTTCGCTGGCTTCCACGGGAATCTGCAATGGCAGCACCGGATTTATGGATTCCTTTACCTTGCCGGCCGCCGACACTTACACAGTGTTGGTCAATCCCCAGGGGACTACCACAGGCAGCGTTACGCTTCTGCTCAACACGTTTACAGACGTCGCGGGAACGATCAGCGTCGGCACACCGGTAACAGCCACTACAACGGTTGCCGGACAAAATGCTCGCTACACGTTTAGCGGGACCGCGGGTCAGCAGATGAGCATGAATCTGAGCGGCAACACTTATGTGGGATGCAATGCCGTTGTGATCAGCGTGTTGCAACCTAGTGGGGCTTCTGTGGGCTCCGCCGGGATATGCAACTCAACCACGGGATCTCTGAATTCCATTACCCTGCCGACCGCGGGCACTTACACCATATTGGTTGATCCGCAGGGAACAACTACTGGCAGCGTCACAATGCTTCTCAATAACTTTGCGGATGTAACGGGAACCATCAGCATCGGCACGCCGCTTACCGCCACCACCACAGTTGCCGGACAGAACGCTCGCTATACGTTCAGCGGAACTTCCGGCCAACAGCTAAGCATGAGCTTGAGCGGCAACACTTATGTTGGCTGCAATGCAGTCGTGGTGAGCGTGTTGCAGCCGAGCGGGGCTTCAGTGGGATCCACCGGCATCTGCAATGGCAGCACCGGCTTCATGGACTCCATTACTTTGCCGGTCACAGGCACTTATACGGTGCTGGTAGATCCGCAAGGGACAACCACCGGCAGCGTTACGCTGCTGCTCAACCCATTCGCTGATGTAACAGGGACTATCACTATTGGAACATCGCTCACGGCGACTACCACGGTTGCCGGGCAGAATGCGCGCTATACGTTCAGCGGAACATCTGGCCAACAGTTGAGCATGAATCTGACTGGCAATACTTACACGGGTTGCAATGCAGTTGTTGTCAGCATACTGAAGTCAAATGGAACCTCAGTGGGTTCTGCCGGCGCTTGCACCAGCGGTACCGGCTTCATGGATTCTATTACATTGCCAGCCTCCGACACTTATACAGTGCTGGTAAATCCCCAGGGCGCCACCACTGGCAGTGTGACAGTTCTACTGAATACGTTTACAGACATAGCTGGCGGGGCCGTCACTGCAGGAACACAATTCACTGCAACCACCACCACGGCAGGACAAAATGCGTTGTACACATTCAGCGGGACAGCGGGCCAGCAGGTAAGCATGAACCTGACCGGCAATACCTACACGGGTTGCAATGCGGTGGTGGTGAGCCTATCGCAGCCCAGCGGAGCAACGGTGGGCTCCGCCGGCGCCTGCACCGGCGGCACAGGCTTTATGGATTCCACTACATTGCCGGTCACTGGAACATATACCTTGCTGGTCAATCCTCAGGGAACAACCACCGGCAGCGTGACTGTCTTGATCAATACTTTCGGAGATCTCAGCGGCACGATGACTGTGGGAACGCCGCTCACGGTTACCACAACCGGCGTCGGACAAAACGCACGCTATACCTTTAGCGGAACGGCAGGCCAGCAGATCAGCATGAACCTGACCGGCAATACTTATACGGGGTGCAACGCAGTGGTGGTGAGTATATTGCAGCCCAGCGGAGCAACCGTTGGCTCAGCCGGCGCCTGCACGAGCGGCACAGGTTTCATGGATTCCATTACGTTGCCGGTCACCGGAACCTACACAACACTGGTCAATCCCCAGGGCGCCACCACCGGCAGTGTGACGATCCTGTTGAATACGTTTACTGACATAGCTGGCGGAGCTGTTACAGCAGGAACGCCGTTTACAACAACCACCACCACGGCCGGGCAGAACGCGTCATACACATTCAGCGGAACGGCTGGCCAGCAGATGAGCATGAATCTGACTGGAAATAGTTATGTCGGCTGCAATGCGGTTGTGGTGAGCATACTGCAACCCAGCGGAGCCACTGTGGGCTCGGCTGGCGCCTGCACAAACGGCACAGGTTTCATGGATTCCATTACGTTGCCGGTGGCCGGTACTTATACGGTTCTGGTCAATCCGCAGGGAACAACCACCGGCAGCGTTACTGTTCTGCTGAATAATTTTGCAGACGTCACAGGCACAATCGCCTCAGGAACGCCGCTTACTGCCACTACTACTGTTGCTGGGCAGAATGCGCGTTACACATTCAGCGGGATAGCGGCCCAGCAAGTGAGTGCAAGCCTGACGGGAAATACATATTCCGGCTGCAATGCGGTGGTCGTCAGCATTTTGAAGCCAGATGGAAGCACATTAAGTTCAACGGGCCTCTGTACTGGCGGCTCCGGGTCTATAGCGTCCGTCGCTCTTCCATCCACCGGCACATATACCGTGTTGGTGAATCCGCAAGGGACAACCACCGGTAGCCTTACTGTTGCGCTGACGTTGAATTGA
- a CDS encoding DUF6531 domain-containing protein, with protein MKAQGYIKGVVSVVLILTVQFQAQVSNLGNLVVQKPDMAQSSPITLPFAGQIPLSAPHASAMPVKAPTGNLSSGILELSARLQSPPQAPTSTANSRTQETPSIVKQSQSSTLLPDGQILLLGGFGADRKPVADAYLVDRSGKTKKITAQLQVPRAGHTATVLPDGTVLVFGGVNASGDIVSTSELYDPIAGTFAPISTRLIPRAFHSATLLTDGTLLIAGGAVQNHAFPADIQRWDYRKGTVTSFDALLAVPREGHTAALLSDGTVRLSGGTDVFGRPAQVDEIFDPASNQFRSAIPNEPTVEDQSISRIAASIPEDGASGVDVQSILAVRLTVPLNVTTASSASFTLTDLNGVTVAARVTAAEQGRLVFVMPSASLQAGSTYTLQIRNASDIRGNSVVESSITFTTEGEANSGLDQGSSNNGPSTTKWQSMPPLQSAAGDTALSGQVLKLNGWPLEHVTLQMGNKRAQTDGTGRFLLRGLAAGHHVLVIDAQTATGSNAAYGRYEVGITVLPNKTNVLNYTIWMTQLDMAHAVTIPSPTSKETVITNPALPGLELHLPPNTVITDAAGKTVRQISITPIPLNQPPFPLPAGVRVPIYFTVQPGGAYIKVLNAGNGPAGARLIYPNTFNFKPGTPFNFWNYDADVKGWFVYGNGTVSPDGISVIPDPGVVLYEFTGAMVGAPGDAPPVGPPAGSGPGSQDGDPVDLSTGQFIYSKTDMSLPDVVPINLTRTYIANDSLSRAFGIGFTQSYDIFIVGDTFPYTYQEMILPSGSRIRFDRISAGTSWTDAVYISTSPDPLFYGATLHFNPNNTWTITRKDGTVYVFPESFGQTKAQCQAVIQIVDRYGNKVTLDRSGCNLTQITSPNGRYIQLQYDSSNRVISATDNIGRTAQYTYDPVGRLFTVTDLNGGVTTYTYTDQNELATITDARGITYLSNQYDANGRVVQQTQGDGSTYLFSWVLSSNANQTHYYENGTVTSGTLFEQTNCWNGTSYNRYDPGCQEGYQPLVTQVDITDPRGYVRRVQFGSSGYKTSDTHALGQPEQQTITYSYYADNSLKSVTDALGRTTSYDYDALGNRIRTTRLDGTPDASTTTFTYEPLFQGMATVTDPLGHTSTFGYDASGNLTSVTDPLNHQTSLTYNANGQIATIADALNNTVEMGYFSGDLIRITDPLGNTATRFVDLAGRLTSTTDAQGNTTKFQYNGYNLVTGATDAQGNSTSYTYDGNGNLLTLVDPAGHTTSYTYDSLDRKTGKTDALNRHETFTYDLNGNLSSHTDRKGQVTAFTYDGLNRRTLAGFGVTVSGGVSSYQSTVAYTRDAGNRVTQISDSLAGNITRSYDGLDRLLSETTPQGSIGYTYDLAGRRTSMTVNGQPAISYSYDNADRLTQISQGTSSVGFSYDDANRRSSLVLPNGVTVSYTYDQASHVAGISYQLGANNLGGLTYTYDQLGHRTQVSGSFARTALPATVVSATYDAANQVTNWNGTPVSYDANGNVLSDGANTFSWDARNQLSSANGTSLSYDAVGRRAQNLQGTSFVYDGLNPVQELSGSTVTANLLAGGIDEIFSRTDSSGSLSQLKDALGSTVALADVSGSISAAYTYDPFGTTLVSGQSGANALQFTGRENEGNGLYAYRARYYSPEFQRFLSQDPKGYQDDPNPYLYARDNPLTFVDPLGLDPSAKSPGRGGPGNGPGNGPGNGPGAGPGNGPGDPPPPCGLRYSGDLAGIVSAAGGLVITAGLTLAFTPVGLVAASLITAGVVIFGSLGVYALTASFLSDFPTGTCSN; from the coding sequence GTGAAAGCGCAAGGATATATAAAGGGTGTTGTCTCTGTCGTATTGATCTTGACTGTCCAGTTTCAGGCACAGGTATCCAATCTGGGGAACCTCGTGGTGCAGAAGCCGGACATGGCGCAATCTTCGCCCATCACGCTGCCTTTTGCTGGTCAAATCCCTCTATCCGCGCCGCATGCTTCAGCCATGCCCGTAAAAGCTCCAACAGGGAATCTCTCCTCTGGAATTCTTGAGCTCTCGGCCCGGCTTCAGTCTCCACCACAAGCTCCAACATCAACGGCCAATTCGCGGACGCAAGAGACGCCGTCGATCGTGAAGCAATCGCAATCAAGTACGCTTTTGCCAGACGGCCAAATTTTACTGCTCGGTGGCTTCGGCGCCGACCGCAAGCCCGTAGCGGACGCATATCTGGTAGATCGGTCCGGAAAAACAAAAAAAATCACGGCGCAGCTGCAGGTGCCGCGCGCAGGGCATACAGCAACTGTCCTGCCGGATGGAACCGTTTTGGTTTTTGGCGGCGTGAATGCTTCCGGAGACATTGTAAGCACATCAGAACTGTACGATCCGATTGCCGGGACTTTTGCTCCTATTTCAACCCGTCTGATACCCCGCGCTTTCCATTCTGCGACTCTCTTGACGGATGGAACGCTCCTGATTGCTGGCGGAGCTGTGCAGAACCACGCGTTTCCTGCTGATATCCAGAGATGGGACTATCGGAAAGGAACAGTAACAAGCTTTGATGCTCTTCTCGCAGTTCCTCGTGAGGGACATACCGCAGCCTTGCTATCAGATGGCACGGTGCGTCTGTCCGGCGGCACTGATGTATTCGGCAGGCCGGCGCAGGTGGATGAGATTTTCGATCCCGCAAGTAATCAGTTTCGGTCCGCAATTCCGAATGAACCAACGGTAGAAGATCAAAGCATATCTCGGATTGCTGCTTCAATTCCCGAGGACGGGGCAAGCGGCGTGGATGTTCAGAGTATTCTTGCCGTTCGTTTGACTGTGCCCCTGAACGTTACCACTGCCAGCAGCGCCAGTTTCACGCTAACAGATTTGAACGGCGTTACGGTGGCGGCCAGAGTTACTGCTGCCGAACAGGGCAGGCTCGTTTTCGTGATGCCGTCAGCCTCTCTGCAAGCAGGAAGCACTTACACTTTGCAGATCCGTAATGCATCGGATATTCGCGGAAATTCCGTGGTTGAATCGTCCATTACCTTTACTACGGAAGGCGAAGCTAATTCCGGCTTAGACCAGGGCTCCAGCAACAACGGGCCATCCACAACCAAATGGCAGAGCATGCCGCCTTTGCAGTCTGCTGCTGGTGATACTGCTTTGTCCGGCCAGGTGTTGAAGTTGAATGGCTGGCCGCTCGAGCACGTGACATTACAAATGGGCAACAAGCGCGCCCAAACCGACGGCACCGGGCGGTTTCTTTTAAGGGGTCTTGCCGCGGGTCATCACGTGCTGGTAATTGATGCACAAACCGCCACCGGCTCCAATGCAGCTTATGGCCGTTATGAAGTGGGCATTACCGTGTTGCCAAACAAGACCAATGTTCTGAATTATACGATTTGGATGACGCAGCTGGACATGGCCCACGCGGTTACCATTCCATCTCCCACAAGCAAGGAGACGGTCATTACCAACCCGGCGTTGCCTGGTCTGGAACTGCATCTGCCGCCGAACACTGTGATTACCGATGCTGCAGGCAAGACTGTCCGCCAGATCAGCATCACTCCCATTCCGCTGAATCAACCGCCCTTCCCGTTGCCCGCGGGAGTCAGGGTTCCAATCTACTTTACGGTCCAGCCAGGTGGAGCTTATATCAAGGTGCTGAATGCAGGGAATGGCCCTGCGGGGGCGCGCCTTATCTATCCTAATACATTCAACTTTAAGCCGGGAACACCGTTCAATTTCTGGAACTATGACGCAGATGTGAAAGGCTGGTTCGTCTACGGCAACGGCACTGTAAGCCCGGATGGCATCAGCGTAATTCCCGATCCCGGAGTTGTTCTGTATGAATTTACCGGCGCAATGGTTGGCGCTCCGGGCGATGCTCCACCGGTTGGTCCACCCGCAGGCTCGGGACCTGGCTCGCAGGATGGTGATCCCGTGGACCTCTCAACTGGGCAATTCATCTACAGCAAGACTGATATGTCGCTTCCGGACGTTGTGCCCATCAATTTGACGCGCACGTATATCGCGAATGACAGTCTCTCTCGCGCCTTTGGCATTGGCTTCACCCAGTCCTATGACATTTTCATCGTCGGGGACACATTCCCTTATACATATCAGGAGATGATTCTGCCCAGTGGATCGCGCATTCGCTTTGACCGCATCTCGGCCGGAACCAGTTGGACCGATGCGGTATATATCAGCACAAGCCCTGATCCGCTTTTCTATGGGGCCACTTTGCATTTCAATCCAAATAACACCTGGACCATTACGCGCAAAGATGGAACGGTGTATGTGTTCCCGGAATCTTTTGGTCAGACAAAGGCGCAATGCCAGGCTGTGATTCAGATTGTGGACCGCTATGGGAACAAGGTAACTCTGGATCGCTCTGGCTGTAACCTGACGCAGATCACCTCTCCCAATGGGCGTTACATTCAGCTCCAGTATGACTCGTCCAATCGCGTCATCAGCGCCACGGATAATATTGGGCGCACAGCGCAATACACGTATGACCCTGTGGGCAGGCTTTTCACCGTTACTGATCTCAATGGCGGAGTTACCACCTATACCTATACCGACCAGAATGAGCTGGCCACGATCACCGACGCGCGCGGCATCACATATCTGAGCAATCAGTATGACGCCAATGGCCGGGTGGTGCAGCAAACCCAGGGGGATGGAAGCACCTACCTCTTTTCCTGGGTACTTTCCAGCAATGCCAACCAGACCCATTATTACGAGAACGGCACTGTTACCTCAGGCACGCTATTTGAGCAGACAAATTGCTGGAACGGCACCAGCTACAATCGATATGATCCAGGCTGCCAGGAAGGTTATCAGCCGCTTGTAACGCAGGTGGATATAACCGACCCGCGCGGATATGTTCGCCGTGTCCAGTTCGGGTCATCCGGCTATAAGACCAGCGATACGCACGCCCTTGGCCAGCCGGAGCAGCAAACAATCACCTATTCCTATTATGCTGACAATTCTCTCAAGTCGGTGACGGACGCCCTTGGACGAACGACCAGCTATGACTATGACGCGCTCGGCAACAGGATTCGGACCACCCGCCTGGATGGCACTCCTGATGCTTCAACAACGACCTTCACTTATGAGCCATTGTTTCAGGGGATGGCCACGGTCACGGACCCGCTGGGACACACCAGCACATTCGGCTATGACGCATCCGGAAATCTAACGTCCGTTACCGATCCGCTAAATCATCAGACTTCTTTAACATATAACGCGAACGGCCAGATCGCCACGATTGCAGATGCGTTGAACAATACCGTGGAGATGGGCTACTTCAGCGGCGATCTTATCCGTATTACTGATCCTCTGGGGAACACGGCGACACGATTTGTCGATCTTGCGGGACGGCTGACCTCAACTACTGATGCCCAGGGCAACACCACGAAATTCCAATACAACGGCTATAACCTTGTAACCGGGGCGACTGACGCTCAGGGAAATAGCACCTCATATACTTATGACGGGAACGGCAACCTGCTCACGCTGGTTGATCCTGCGGGCCATACAACCAGTTATACCTATGACAGCTTGGACCGCAAGACCGGCAAAACAGATGCGCTGAACCGGCATGAGACATTCACCTATGATCTGAACGGGAATCTTTCGAGCCACACAGACCGTAAGGGCCAGGTTACAGCCTTTACTTATGACGGTTTAAATCGCCGGACCCTCGCCGGTTTCGGCGTGACGGTATCGGGTGGTGTGAGCAGCTACCAGAGCACGGTTGCTTACACTCGCGATGCGGGCAATCGCGTTACGCAAATCAGTGACAGCCTTGCCGGTAACATTACGCGAAGCTACGATGGTCTCGATCGTCTCCTTTCTGAAACCACGCCACAGGGAAGTATCGGCTACACCTATGATCTGGCAGGACGCCGCACAAGCATGACGGTCAACGGCCAGCCTGCCATCTCTTATTCTTATGACAACGCCGACCGCCTCACGCAGATCAGCCAGGGCACCTCCAGTGTTGGATTCAGCTATGACGATGCCAATCGCCGCTCTTCACTTGTATTACCCAACGGCGTGACGGTTTCATACACTTATGATCAGGCGTCGCATGTGGCTGGAATTAGCTATCAGCTTGGCGCCAATAATCTTGGCGGACTCACATATACGTATGACCAGCTTGGACATCGCACGCAGGTAAGTGGCAGCTTTGCCCGCACCGCGCTGCCCGCAACCGTGGTTTCGGCCACCTATGATGCCGCAAACCAGGTCACGAACTGGAACGGAACCCCTGTTAGCTATGATGCGAACGGAAACGTGCTCTCTGACGGCGCGAATACCTTTAGCTGGGACGCGCGCAATCAGCTCAGCAGTGCCAATGGAACAAGTCTTTCCTATGACGCCGTTGGACGCCGCGCGCAAAACCTTCAGGGAACATCGTTTGTTTATGACGGTTTGAACCCTGTACAGGAGCTTTCCGGATCGACGGTTACAGCCAACCTGCTGGCTGGTGGCATCGATGAAATTTTCAGTCGTACCGATTCTTCCGGTTCCTTATCGCAGCTCAAAGACGCACTGGGCAGCACTGTTGCCCTTGCCGATGTGAGCGGCTCCATTTCCGCTGCCTATACATACGATCCGTTTGGAACAACGCTGGTTTCCGGCCAGAGCGGCGCCAATGCTCTCCAGTTCACAGGACGGGAAAATGAAGGGAACGGACTGTACGCATACCGCGCCCGCTATTACAGCCCGGAGTTCCAGCGATTCTTGTCCCAGGATCCAAAAGGCTATCAAGATGATCCAAATCCTTATTTATACGCCAGAGATAATCCGCTTACTTTCGTAGACCCGCTAGGTCTGGATCCCAGCGCCAAATCCCCTGGGCGCGGCGGTCCGGGCAACGGCCCTGGCAATGGTCCTGGAAACGGTCCTGGTGCTGGTCCAGGCAACGGTCCGGGAGACCCACCACCTCCATGCGGTTTGCGATATAGTGGCGATCTAGCCGGCATTGTATCAGCCGCGGGTGGCTTGGTCATTACCGCAGGGCTAACCTTGGCCTTCACGCCAGTCGGGCTCGTGGCAGCTTCGTTGATTACGGCTGGCGTCGTGATTTTCGGATCGTTAGGTGTATATGCTCTGACAGCGTCATTTCTGAGCGACTTTCCTACAGGAACTTGTTCTAACTGA